The Salvia splendens isolate huo1 chromosome 21, SspV2, whole genome shotgun sequence genome includes a window with the following:
- the LOC121783925 gene encoding transcription factor bHLH162-like isoform X1 — translation MNHPISPSTYDRKTIEKNRRNQMKALYFKLCSLLPPQSSKEIGSMSDQLGEAAMYINELQERLEVLKQKRNFLKVHKSVSSSFSFRGECESNAGGGPNQPSSLEVHANRSSLDVVLVTGVEHRFMFKEIIRILTEEGADVANAALSVLDGTVYHNVYSEIGGSGLEIGGARIFERLSRFLGDCN, via the exons ATGAATCACCCTATTTCCCCATCCACATATGATAGAAAAACTATTGAAAAAAACAGAAGAAATCAAATGAAAGCTCTCTACTTCAAACTCTGCTCTCTCCTTCCTCCTCAATCTTCAAAG gaaATAGGTAGCATGTCTGATCAATTAGGAGAAGCTGCAATGTACATAAATGAGCTACAAGAGAGGCTGGAGGTGCTGAAGCAGAAGAGAAATTTTTTGAAGGTGCATAAATCTGTTAGCTCCAGTTTTAGTTTTAGGGGTGAATGTGAATCCAATGCTGGTGGAGGGCCGAACCAACCGTCGTCCCTCGAAGTTCATGCCAACCGCTCGAGTCTTGACGTGGTTTTGGTGACTGGAGTCGAACACCGGTTTATGTTCAAGGAAATTATTAGGATTCTAACCGAGGAAGGTGCTGATGTTGCTAACGCGGCTCTCTCTGTGCTGGACGGGACCGTATATCACAATGTGTATTCCGAG ATTGGAGGGAGTGGATTGGAAATTGGAGGTGCAAGAATTTTTGAGAGGCTGTCAAGATTTCTGGGTGACTGCAACtga
- the LOC121783925 gene encoding transcription factor bHLH162-like isoform X2, producing the protein MSDQLGEAAMYINELQERLEVLKQKRNFLKVHKSVSSSFSFRGECESNAGGGPNQPSSLEVHANRSSLDVVLVTGVEHRFMFKEIIRILTEEGADVANAALSVLDGTVYHNVYSEIGGSGLEIGGARIFERLSRFLGDCN; encoded by the exons ATGTCTGATCAATTAGGAGAAGCTGCAATGTACATAAATGAGCTACAAGAGAGGCTGGAGGTGCTGAAGCAGAAGAGAAATTTTTTGAAGGTGCATAAATCTGTTAGCTCCAGTTTTAGTTTTAGGGGTGAATGTGAATCCAATGCTGGTGGAGGGCCGAACCAACCGTCGTCCCTCGAAGTTCATGCCAACCGCTCGAGTCTTGACGTGGTTTTGGTGACTGGAGTCGAACACCGGTTTATGTTCAAGGAAATTATTAGGATTCTAACCGAGGAAGGTGCTGATGTTGCTAACGCGGCTCTCTCTGTGCTGGACGGGACCGTATATCACAATGTGTATTCCGAG ATTGGAGGGAGTGGATTGGAAATTGGAGGTGCAAGAATTTTTGAGAGGCTGTCAAGATTTCTGGGTGACTGCAACtga